A stretch of DNA from Micromonospora sp. NBC_01813:
CACGCCCGAGGAGCTGGCCAAGGAGATGGACATCACACCGGAGAAGGTGCTGGAGATCCAGCAGTACGCCCGGGAGCCCATCTCGCTGGATCAGACCATCGGCGACGAGGGCGACAGCCAGCTCGGTGACTTCATCGAGGACTCCGAGGCCGTGGTGGCGGTGGACGCGGTCTCCTTCTCGCTGCTGCAGGACCAGTTGCAGCAGGTGCTGCAGACGCTGTCGGAGCGCGAGGCCGGCGTCGTGAGGTTGCGATTCGGTCTCACCGACGGACAGCCGCGCACGCTCGACGAAATCGGACAGGTCTACGGCGTCACCCGGGAGCGGATCCGGCAGATCGAGTCCAAGACCATGTCCAAGTTGCGACACCCGTCACGGTCGCAGGTCCTCCGGGACTACCTGGATTGACCGGTTTGGTCAACCCAATGTGTAACTTTGGTCACTTGGCGTCCATCAAACCCAGGTCATCGCGGCTTTACTCGGCGGTGATCGTTGACGTGGCACCCTTGGTGCACGGCACACTGTGCCTAGCAGGTGTGAGCCCGGTCCCCCGGGGGCACATCGGGAAGGCGGGAACCCCCGCTGGTGTTGGACCATGGGTGACAGACCGAAGAGTGTGTTCATCGGTGACGACCAGAGGAGGAAGGCGATGACCCCGACTCTCACGCCTCCGGAGACGGTGGATGTCCTAAGCGCCGATGAACGGTGCGACCGGTGCAACGCGGCCGGCAAACTACGGGTGACCCTGGCGGGCGGCAGCGAACTGGTGTTCTGCGGACACCACGCGAACAAGTACGCCGACGATCTGGTGAAGATCGCGGTTCAGTTCAAGGCCGACCCTGAGTTCACCTGGCGTGGCGCCGATCTGATGGCCAACTGACGACACGTACCACCAATAGCGACGGCCGGGAGCCCCTGACTGGGGTTCCCGGCCGTAACTGTGTCTGCGGGTGTGCATGTGCGTCGACGACGCGCGCTGGCGGGTGCGGCCTTCCGGAGCAGGTTGTTCAACCAACTGGTTGTGGAGTTCGATGGTCTCGACTAACCTCTTATTCAACCAGTTAGTTGAATAAGAGAGGGGCTACCGAGTGAGTGAGGACCAGCTGTCCCGGGTCTTCGCGGCGTTGGCCGACCCGACCCGGCGGGGCATTGTCTCCCGGCTCGCGGCCGGGGACGCGACCGTCAGCCAGCTGGCCGCACCGTACGACGTCTCCGTCCAAGCCGTCTCCAAACACATCAAGGTCCTCACCGACGCCGGCCTGGTCACCCAGGCCCGGGACGCCCAACGGCGCCCGTGCCACCTCGAAGCGGAGGTCCTGGACCTGATGACGCGATGGATCGAGCGGTACCGCCGGCAGGCCGAGGAGCGGTTCGGCCGGCTCGACGTGGTCCTTGCCGCGATGGACGACGACAACCCGGCCTCGACACGGGTACCCGACCCCGGATCCGCCAACCACGACCCGGACAACCAGCACCGACAGGGAGCAGCGTGATGACCAGCACCACCACCAACGAAACCCGGATCGAAGCCGACCCCGACCTGCCGACGATCCGCATCATCCGGGACTTCGCCGCCCCGCGCGACCGGGTCTTCCGTGCCTGGATCGATCCGGAACTGGCCGCCCGATGGCTCGGCCCCAAGGACCTGGAGATGCGGATCGAACACTGGGCGGGCCGCACCGGTGGCGGCTACCGGTACGCCGCCTGGCGTGACGGGCAACAGATCGCCGGCTTCTACGGATCCTTCCACGAGGTGCGGCCGGCCGAACGGCTCGTGCAGACCTTCACCTATGACGGCTTTCCGGACGGGGTCAGCCTGGAGACCGCCGTGTTCGAGGACCTGCCCGACGGTGGGACCCGCGTCACGGTGCTGTCGCTGGTCGAGAACCTGACCGCCCGCGACCAGATGCTGGCCAGCGGGATGGAGCACGGCATCCGCGAGGGATACGAGAAGCTCGACGACCTACTCGGCACCGACCCCGGGAGCCACTAGCCACCCGCGGCATCGGCGGCCGTCGGCGACGACACTGCGGACGCGACAGCTCGCGCTCACAGCGACTGCACCATCGCGATCCGCTCCTCCAACTGCTCGATGGTCGCCTGCGCACTCGGGGGACCGCCGCACCGGCGGCGCAGCTCGGCGTGGATCTTGCCGTGTGGCAGCCCGGTCCGGTGGTGATGGGCAGCCACCAGCGCGTTGAGCTGTCGACGCAACGTGATCCGCCGTTCCCCTGCCGTCGGCAGGCGTTCCGGCTGGCGGGCGGCGGGCACCGGTTGCTCCGGCGACCGGTCCCGCCGCCGCGCGGCGATCTGTTCGGCCTGCCGGCGGTTCAGCAACGCCGCGACCTGGTCGGCGGTGAGCAGGCCGGGCAGGCCGAGGTACTCCTCCTCCTCGGGCGTGCCCGCCTGCGCGCCGGTGCCGAACGAAGCGCCGTCGAAGATCACCTGGTCGAGCTCGGCCGTGGCCGACAACGCCTCGAACCGCTTTTCCAGCTCCCCGCTCGCCTGCTCGGAGCGCTGGGCGCGCTCCAACAGGTCGTCGTCGAAGCCTTCCCGCTTTTTGGCCGCACCCAGCACGTGGTCGCGCTCGGCCTCCATCTCACTGGCCAGCCCGAGCAGGTGCGGCACACTGGGCACGAAGACCGTCGCGGTCTCACCGGGGCGGCGGGCCCGGACGAAGCGGCCGATCGCCTGGGCGAAGTACAGCGGGGTGGAGGCACTGGTCGCGTAGACCCCCACCGCCAGCCGGGGAATGTCCACCCCTTCGGAGACCATCCGCACCGCCACCAGCCACCGTTGGGTGGAATCGGCGAACGAAGCGATGCGTGCCGAGGCACCGGCGTCGTCGGAGAGGACCACCACCGCCTTCTCCCCGGTGATCCGCTCGAGCAACCGGGCGTATGAACGGGCCGCCGCCTGGTCACTGGCGATCGCCAGGCCGCCAGCGTCGGTCATTCCGCCCGCCCGTAGCACGCTGAGCCGCGCGTCGGCCGCCCGCAGCACCGCCGGCATCCAGTCCCCCGCCGGGTCGAGCGCGGTGCGCCAGGCCTGCGCCACCAGGTCCTGGGTCATCGGCTCGCCCAGCCGGGCGGCAAGTTCGTCACCGGCGCTGGTCCGCCACCGGGTCTCCCCCGAATACGCCAGGAACAGCACCGGCCGGACCACCCCGTCGCGCAGCGCGTCGGAGTAGCCGTAGGTGCTGTCCGCCCGCGACCGGGGCAGCCCGTCACCGCCTGCCTCGTAGCGGATGAACGGGATCGGGTTGTCGTCGGAGCGAAACGGCGTACCGGTGAGCATCAGTCGGCGGACCGCCGGCTCGAAGGCGGCCTTGATCCCGTCGCCCCACGTCCGCGAGTCGCCGGCGTGGTGGATCTCGTCGAGGATGACCAGTGTCCGCCGGGTCATCGTCCGTCGCCGGTGCACCTGGGGTGCCATCCCGACCTGGGCGTAGGTGACCACCGCGCCGTGGAAGTCGGCCGACGAGTGCAGGTCGGCGTTGCGGAACGCGGCGTCGAGCTGGATGCCGACCCGTCCGGCGGCCACCGCCCACTGGGTCTTCAGGTGCTCGGTGGGCGCGACCACGGTCACCGCTTCGACGGTCCCGTCGGCGAGCAGCTCGGCCGCTATCCGTAGGGCGAAGGTCGTCTTACCCGCACCCGGCGTCGCGACGGCGAGGAAGTCCTCGGTCCGGCGCCGCAGGTACTCCACCAGTGCCCGCCGCTGCCAACCGCGCAGCGCCGGAAACGTGTCGACCCTCGGCAGGGTGGTCGGCACGCGTACCCCTTTCTCGATGGCCATGAAAAGGCCCTCGCGGCCAGTGGACGCGAAGGCCGATCGGGCGTCTGCTCAGCGAGCCATCGACTCGTAGATCTCCTTGCAGCGCGGGCAGACCGGAGATCCGGGCTTTGGCGTACGGGTGACCGGGAAGCGTTCGCCGCAGAGCGCGATCACGAAGGTGCCCATGACAGCACTCTCAGCGATCTTCTCTTTTCGGACGTAATGGAACATCTCCGGGCCGGTGTCGGCATCCTTGACCTCGGGACGCTCAAGAACCTCGGTACTCACGTCGTCTCCCACCTCCAGGCTGAGAGTCTGGCATTTCGCGGCGTACGGGTCCACCGTCCGGCACGCCCGTCCGCCCCGTACCGTTGTGATCATGGCTGATAACGCAGGCCGCACCGGCCCGTTGCACTACGACATCCAGTACGGCGCCGAGGTAGCCGACGCCCGCCGGGACGGACGGGCCATCGTCGCCCTGGAAAGCACCATCATCGCACACGGGCTACCCCGTCCCGACAACCTGCGCGTCGCCCGCGAGATCGAGTCGACGGTCCGGGCCACCGGCGCGGTGCCAGCCACCATCGGCATGGTCGGCGGACGCCTGGTGGTCGGTCTGGACGACACCCAACTCAGCCACCTCGCAAACTCCGACTCGGTAGCCAAACTCTCCGCCCGGGATCTGGCCCTGGCCGCCGCGACCAGCGCGGACGGCGCGACGACCGTCGCCGCCACCAGCGCGGTCGCGGCCGCAGCGGGCATCGACGTCTTCGCCACCGGCGGGCTCGGCGGGGTGCACCGGGAGGCGGCGCAGACCTTCGACGAGTCGGCCGACCTGGTCACCCTGGCCCGTACACCGATCACCGTGGTCTGCGCGGGGGTCAAGTCGATCCTGGACGTGGCGGCGACCCTGGAACGGTTGGAGACGCTCGGCGTCGCGGTGGCCGGCTTCCGGTCCCACCGGTTCCCCGGCTTCTTCATCACCGACAGCGGGTACGCACTCGACTGGTCACTGGACTCCGCACAGCAGATCGCCGAAGTCATCCACGCCCGCCGCCGCCACGGCGTCGGCGCCGGCGCGCTGGTGGTGGCGAACCCGCTGCCGCCCGAGGAGCAGCTGGACCCGGCGCTGCACGACGCCACCCTGGCCACCGGGCTGGCCCGGATGGCCGAGGAGGGCATCACCGGCAAGGCGGTGACGCCTTTCCTGCTCGCCCATTTCCACTCCGCCACCCACGGCGCCAGTCTGGCGGTGAACGTCCGGATCATCCTGCGCAACGCCGAACTCGCCGGTCGCATCGCGGTCGCCGCCGCCCAAGCCGGGTGAGCGACACAGGTCAGAACCCGGTCCGGCCAGCGGACGGCGCGGCCCCGGGGCGGGTCCTGGTCGTCGGCGACCTGGTGACCGACGTGGTGGCGGTGCTCGGCGCGCCGGTGGCCGCCGGCTCGGA
This window harbors:
- a CDS encoding DUF7455 domain-containing protein, translating into MTPTLTPPETVDVLSADERCDRCNAAGKLRVTLAGGSELVFCGHHANKYADDLVKIAVQFKADPEFTWRGADLMAN
- a CDS encoding SRPBCC family protein produces the protein MTSTTTNETRIEADPDLPTIRIIRDFAAPRDRVFRAWIDPELAARWLGPKDLEMRIEHWAGRTGGGYRYAAWRDGQQIAGFYGSFHEVRPAERLVQTFTYDGFPDGVSLETAVFEDLPDGGTRVTVLSLVENLTARDQMLASGMEHGIREGYEKLDDLLGTDPGSH
- a CDS encoding DEAD/DEAH box helicase encodes the protein MAIEKGVRVPTTLPRVDTFPALRGWQRRALVEYLRRRTEDFLAVATPGAGKTTFALRIAAELLADGTVEAVTVVAPTEHLKTQWAVAAGRVGIQLDAAFRNADLHSSADFHGAVVTYAQVGMAPQVHRRRTMTRRTLVILDEIHHAGDSRTWGDGIKAAFEPAVRRLMLTGTPFRSDDNPIPFIRYEAGGDGLPRSRADSTYGYSDALRDGVVRPVLFLAYSGETRWRTSAGDELAARLGEPMTQDLVAQAWRTALDPAGDWMPAVLRAADARLSVLRAGGMTDAGGLAIASDQAAARSYARLLERITGEKAVVVLSDDAGASARIASFADSTQRWLVAVRMVSEGVDIPRLAVGVYATSASTPLYFAQAIGRFVRARRPGETATVFVPSVPHLLGLASEMEAERDHVLGAAKKREGFDDDLLERAQRSEQASGELEKRFEALSATAELDQVIFDGASFGTGAQAGTPEEEEYLGLPGLLTADQVAALLNRRQAEQIAARRRDRSPEQPVPAARQPERLPTAGERRITLRRQLNALVAAHHHRTGLPHGKIHAELRRRCGGPPSAQATIEQLEERIAMVQSL
- a CDS encoding DUF3039 domain-containing protein is translated as MSTEVLERPEVKDADTGPEMFHYVRKEKIAESAVMGTFVIALCGERFPVTRTPKPGSPVCPRCKEIYESMAR
- a CDS encoding ArsR/SmtB family transcription factor — translated: MSEDQLSRVFAALADPTRRGIVSRLAAGDATVSQLAAPYDVSVQAVSKHIKVLTDAGLVTQARDAQRRPCHLEAEVLDLMTRWIERYRRQAEERFGRLDVVLAAMDDDNPASTRVPDPGSANHDPDNQHRQGAA
- a CDS encoding pseudouridine-5'-phosphate glycosidase; amino-acid sequence: MADNAGRTGPLHYDIQYGAEVADARRDGRAIVALESTIIAHGLPRPDNLRVAREIESTVRATGAVPATIGMVGGRLVVGLDDTQLSHLANSDSVAKLSARDLALAAATSADGATTVAATSAVAAAAGIDVFATGGLGGVHREAAQTFDESADLVTLARTPITVVCAGVKSILDVAATLERLETLGVAVAGFRSHRFPGFFITDSGYALDWSLDSAQQIAEVIHARRRHGVGAGALVVANPLPPEEQLDPALHDATLATGLARMAEEGITGKAVTPFLLAHFHSATHGASLAVNVRIILRNAELAGRIAVAAAQAG